A region of the Sphaerodactylus townsendi isolate TG3544 linkage group LG15, MPM_Stown_v2.3, whole genome shotgun sequence genome:
AAGAGAAAAGGACTGAAGCCTACAAACACACCCGTTGTAAAAAGAGCTACTTCATTGGCTGATGTGTCAGAACATGAGATGCTCAATAATGGAGGAATGTCACAGAAAAAATGGTTAATCTGATTTGATTGGCAGAAAGAGAGATGGAAGGTGAGTACTGTGTGGAGggaagcattcaggaagccaCACATCCAGGACATTGCAGACAGCTGAATGCAGAGCCATGTATTCATGAGTCTGGTGTAGATCAGTGGGCGGCATATTGCAAAGTAGCGGTCAAGTGCCATAGAAGCCAGGAGGAATCCTTCAGTGCCTGCCAATGTGAGAAGGCAACACATTTGTACAGCACATTCCATGAAGGAAATGCTTGGAGGTGTGGCCCAAACATCGACTAGCATTTTGGGTACAGTCACAGAGATGTAACAGATATCTATGAAAGAGAGGTTGGTGAGGAAGAAATACATAGGAGTGTGGAGAGATGGACTGAGCACGGCCACAGTGATTATGACAGCATTCCCTAAAAAGCAGATGACATACAtggtgaggaagaggaagaagaggaaattcTTTTCCTGTTTGATATTTATAAATCCCAGCAGAATGAATTCCATAGGAGTTGTCTGATTCTTGTAGTTTGAGCTCATTATGTCCAATCTGaatattataaaaacaaaaatgatattTAAGACAATACAACATTATACAATGTATTATCTAAAGATTATAAAATAATGGTGAAATTTTAAACAGAGTGGGATCCTTCTGAGCCTATTGACTTGAACACATTTAGAATGTTATAAACtgaggcccccttccgcacacgcaaaataatgcgttttcaaatcactttcacaattgtttgcaagtggattttgccattccgcacagcttcaaagagcactgaaagcagtttgaaagtgcattattctgcatgtgcagaatgagccagagttcaGAACTGCTCTGTCAAAAATAAAGACGAGAAATTTGGTTGTATTACACCCATAGTGTGCCTTTGAGCAATGattttctatatattttattctCTGAATAATAAACACTACCACCAGTAACTTACCATGCTAAGTTACCATGCTATATTATTGACATATTTCAAACTAGTTCCACAATCATCAGAACTCTGGGCTGCCTACCTTCAAATCCAAACTTTCACATTACAATACCCGATCTCTTGAAAAAATTTAATCTTAAAGACAGATGTTTTCCAGTGGTCTGCCAGCAGAATGTGCTACACATTCTAACACCTTGCCACAGAGAGgggtgggaaagaaagagggagagacagggagagaagcATTCAAGAACAGTGGCTCTttagaaggttccagattcaattcCTGGGAGCTACAGTTAAAAAGGACCAAGTGATAGATGATGTAAAAGTCTCTTCTGGAGACCTGAAGAACtgcagccagtctgagtagacaatactgattttaatggccAATGGTCTAATTCAATATCAGGCAGCTCCATGTGTGGCTATAACATGAAAAACTGCAAGAGTTCCTATGTGACCATGAAGAGCTGTTGTACTTATATTTGCAATGGAGCTGATAACATTCAGCTTTCATTCATATCACAAACCCCATACAAATGTATATTCCATAGATACAAGAACACAGATATGCTAAAGTTCTTTCTCTGTATGAGATAATTCATTTCTTTCACTCTGATACTGTGAAATGTTTTGACTGATTGGAAGCAAACATACCATTTCAAACAATGTCTTCGTTTGCTGAAGGAACAAATTCTCATTCTTGCTTCATGGCAGTACACAGAGGTGCAGCTAATAAACAACTTGCCAACTATGTCTTTGAGCTTAATGCAGTTGAGTTCCTAAGGGATATCAGTAGTTTTATTTTGATAATGAATCCGTCGGGCCTAGAATAATAACAATACATATTTGTCTCCAAGGCTTCCTCCATTTTTCCATTGCTTGAACAGGCACTTACCTGGGTAATGGATGAAGTAATTCAAAAACATTCATAGTTTTAATTTTAGAGAATATCTATCCTGATGAATAGTTTTGGGTAAGTCTTATTCTAGTTATATTGGCTGCTTATGTAAAAAAATGATTTTCCCAAAATGGAATTAAAACAAAAGCCCCGGATGCAGCAGCAAAGCATTGAACTAGAacaatatttttgttattttttaacattttattttattcaatttatatcctgcatttATGCAATTTATATCCACTGAATTGATATTTTTGAGGTATATACTTGAATCCCACAATCTCTTTTAATACCACCCATTCTGAACATGTCTGTTTTAGAATTTAATTAGATGTATATAAAAATGCTGATTGAGAGATTAGCAGCTCTCAACATCTTCCTTCCGTTTGTTCAACTTGGATTCACAATTAGATCCATGCAtgcaggaatatatatatatgtatgtaagaGCTCGTAAGAGCAACAGTTGGGGTTCTAAGCCCAAATGGAAGACAAAACATATTCGGGAATTTATTCgatttctattttaaaagttcattcaAGATTATTTCAGATGAGTTTTCCCTGAGATTCCATACTCTATTTTTCCTTATCCTTTGCAAGAATTGTGATTCTTTATGTTGTGTTTCCATACATCATTTTTCGTATAACACACTCATTTTACattatcattttaacattatactTTATACAAGCACATTGCATATAAAACTGTACATTATGTGCATATGATACAAACTGTACATTATGTGCATATGATACAAATTTATGAATTCAAAGGTGAAAAGGAAACCCAAAGATTCCTTGTTTACCAAAAGGGAATCCCTGGTTCCATCCCACAATAAGCAGCTCAACATCTGTGTTAGGTTATTGAATATAAACACTGGAAACCAAGAACTGAGGAAGGGTAGTAGTAATCATGGCAATCAGAAACGTGATGGGAACCATATCAAAATATTTGTAAAGAAACAAATTTACATTTGTTAATTGAAGATTCTTTCTTTTAAACCCAAAAGACTCAATCATAGCTTTTACGTCAGCTGAATGATATGTCAACCTCCTAATTATTTTGACTACCTATACTGCAGCTTCTCTGATCTATGATATCCTTTTTCACTGTGGGGAGAGCAGAACTATACACAGTATCCCAAATGCCAAATGCATTAtagatttgtagaaagatatgAGAATAGTCTTATAAGATACAGCTGGCCTATCAGTAAATATTTTAGAATTTGGATACctgaaaaaaaagatttcttacTAAGAAAATTACTTacttacaaagaaaaaaagaggaatgaaagataaatccctcttttaaaagaacaggaaaatgagAGGAATCAATGGTTCTaagaaagttattttaaaaaaatacctcactccccacaacagaactaGTACAGAGAATATTTCCCCCCAATATAGAGAAACACCTACTTCCTTAATATGAGTGGAatccagccagattttttttttgctttgtctaATACTCCTCCTTACTACCATATTTGccacacatggcttttgtccatacaGGGCCCAAGGTCCCCACCTTTTTGACGTTAGTCAAAGGGAAACGTCCTCTCTTTTTTATGAGCAGATAAGCTGTTAGACAGATGAAGCTTAAGTCTGCAGTCATGCATTTCTGAGAAGAGGTGCTTAACATAGCtctttaaaataatttacaaatGCTGTTCTAAAACTTTACACACTGGTTATGGAAACGAGGAGAAGGTCATCAACAATACTAGAAATAGCAAGTTCCAAACAAACACAACGCTGCATATCAGTACTGCAATGGCATCGTGTATTATCCAATATCCCAATGATTTGTTATCACCATAACATGCAAAATTCTATGATGATCTAAATAATCTCAATAGGCTTATCTATTGTATTATCTAAATAAAAATTGATAGCATATATGTAATGTCTCATTTCAATAGCATATTCACAACGATATAGTTCAGTTCTGTCAAGAAATGGTCTCTTAGTTTTCCTTCCAATCACATAAATCAGTATTGCAGAAGTAAAGTTTTGCATGTAGTCAACATACAACTTGTTTCACAGGTCTCCACAGTTAATAGAATGCTTCCAGCTCCAACAGTTGCAGATGTAATTAGCCGCCCCTGGGCATTGGGATCCATGTAAGATACTCCACAAGTCATAGTTACAGAGCTTAAAGGGCCTCACAGTCATAACAGGACTTGTTTGACATTCGCTATTTCTTGATTGTTTCCATTGCATATGTTCAGATGCTAGTGATTATGTTGTCAAGAACTATGTCAGCCACTAAATGTGATTGTCCAAAATAAAGCACGAGATGCATTGTGAAATCTGAATTATTTCAGTAACCtttattggccctttccacacgccAATTCAACCGGGATAAACCTGGTAAAAAACCagggttgggggagaacttcacataGATCCCGATCCTGATGCGGATCCactccacatcccccccccctgggTTTTTTGACAATCGCATTATGTGAGATTCTTTTGTTTCAATGCTGCTTGCAGCCAGGCCAGAGCAAACGGCTGCCATTGTGAGCTGCGTCAAAACAAGAGAATCGCGCATAACATGATTCTCAACAACCCCTTCCCCAATTTCCATCTGCaggagccatgcaggggaaacaggCCAGGGGGTTGGGGAGCCATTCAGGGGAAACAGGCCAGAGgactttgcaggcaggcaggcaaacaaaaaaacccaggcagggaagaaaaaagtgcCTTCATGCAAGACATGCACCCTGTCCAATGTGCTGGACAGCAGCAGTGTGAAGAGGCTGGGGCGAGGGCAGGTTCATGTAAGCTGCCTTCCCCCCCGCTTTTAttgacctgtgtggaaagggcctacagGAAGTTATCTCTTTCATATGGCTCATTTTAGCCTTCCATAGAAGTCCTGTTCAGCATCTTTGTCAAGAGAAATTTCTTAAGGGCTGTTCTCACCTCCTTGTTCCTGAGGCTGTATATGATTGGATTTAAGACTGGGGTAACTAAGCAGTAGAACACAGCCACTAACTGGTCCATGTTGAAGGAAAGATTTCGGGTGGGCCTGACATATATGAACATCATTGTCCCATAGAAGATACCAACTACTGTCAAGTGGGAGGTAAAAGTGGAGAAGGCCTTTTTGCGTCCAACTGAAGAAGGTATTCTTAAAACAGTAATGATAATGGCCACATAAGAAACTGTAGTTATTGTGAAAGAGCCAACAAGGATAAATGAACATATGAAAAAACTCAGCATCTCATTCAACTGGGTCCTATTACAGACTAGCCTCAACAAAGGCAAGATGTCACAAAAGAAGTGATCCACCACGTTGCTGCTACAGTAGTTTAGCTGAGAGATAAGGATCACTGGTATTAACGGCAGGACTAATCCAATCATCCAAGACCAAGTAGCAAGTTGAATATAAACAGTACTATTCATAATGGTGTTGTATCTCAGAGGAGATCGTATTGCCACATACCTATCAAATGCCATAGCAGCTAAAAGTAGGCACTCAACGCCACCAAGAccatgaaaaaaatatatctggGCAAGGCAGTTGTTGAAGGATACTGTGTTCTTTTCCTTCAAGAGGTCCATCAGCATTGTCGGGACTGTGACTGAGGTAAAACAGATCTCCAAAAAGGAAAAATTGCCCAGAAAGAAGTACATGGGTGTATGGAGAGCTGGTTCATATTTGATGATGAAAAGTATGACCAGATTCCCTATCAGTGATAATGTGTACATTATAAAGACCAGTACAAACACTATTACTCTTATATTTTGCAGGCTGGGGAACCCTCTGataataaattcattcattcttgTATGGTTTGAAAGATCCATCTTGCAATTGTTTCTTTACCTGTAATGGTAAAAGGAATTATTTCAATGTCATAAAAATGTGATTGGCCCCTTGTGAATACATTTTGAGTAATTATTattttggttgatttcacagctgcaagttctttagctggttgttggcctttcattacaattcgagcctcaaccagaggcctaggaagttgtaatgaatCGGCgtagtattattattttgtggtAGGAACAGTTTGGCAGAGTAACCTAAACTGAGCAGTGATTGCCAATAAATGAAATGCATTGCACACTACATGATGTGTTTTAAAACACAGGAATAAAGGGTTTTTAagcaacagagaaaaataaatgaaattttcaCACTGCTGAAGAATTGTAATGGTGCAAGTAAAGAAAAAGAAGCCTCAGTAATCGTGGTAGCATTGCTATGCAAGTCCACTGCAAGATGGGAAGGGAGCATTTTTACAAAAATGAGCCCTACCAGTTGTCTCTTTTAGTGACTTAGATGGTTGCCAATTCTTAATTCTagacttcggccccttccgcacacgcaaaataatgtgttttcaaaccactttcacaactgtttgcaagtggattttgccattccgcacagcttcaaagagcactgaaagcagtttgaaagtgcattattctgcagtgcGGAACGAGCCTTCAATACTAAAAGATGGGCCTTGCTTGCCATatgcttccccactccccagtCAAGCAGCAAACAACACCTTTCCTGAAGCCTCTGCCCTCTCAATCTAGATAACAAAGCCACAGTCTTGATAATGACACAACTGTCCTCAACATCACAAAGAATATGCAGATGCTCCACATCCTGGCTAATTTGGGTAATAGTAGGAACTCCTTCCACTAGGCAGCTCAATGTAGTTTACTTGAAATTCTCCATGGTAGAGTCCCATCTTGGTTACAGACTAGTTTAGCTTTGACTAGGTTCCTTCATCAAGAATCTTCTAACCATTTCTTTTTTTGAGGAGAGAAAAATAGCACTGAcaaacataagaacgtaagaactagcctgctggatcagaccagagtccatctagtccagcactctgctactcaaggggcccaccaggtgcctttgggagctcacatgcaggatgtgaaagcagtggctttctgctgctgcagccgctcccgagcacctggtctgctaaggcatttgcaatctcagatcaaggaggatcaagattggtagccatagatagattTTGGCCAGTGGCATTCTATTTCTCTGGTCATGCAGACTGCAAGTCTCAACACTGTTAGTGTATCAGGCCTATTCAATAGCTATTTAAGTTCATGTAACTGCACATAGTATACCAAGATGGATATCATTTGTACACTTATATGTAGGTCCAAATGCACTTAGTGGGATTTCCTCCCAAGTAAATATGTGCAGAACTTCACTGCCTATCCTTTAAGAAGCCTTTTTCACATTCCGCACAAACAGCTATAGTTTTGTTCTAGTAAATACCTTAAAATCTTTCCACCTTACAAATTAAATTCTCAGATAGGTACTATTCCCAAGTTTCATTTTTGTGCCCATAAGGAAAAGATATGAAAGTATAAGTATATGCCTTTGATATCAGTTATTCCATAAATACATCCTCCTCACAAATTTATTAGAAATACttacaaaatatcctgggggtggggtttgcaCTAAAGAAATAATAGAATGTATAATCCACATGGAGATATATTTCCTCCTGTTATACTGAATTGTAAAGAAAATGTCCTCCTTCATCACATATACCAGCATAAAGAACATACACTTAAAGAAAACCTGTAAGCTTATCTCTGCTAACTTAATAgaacataacatataacataaatCAGGCaattgtttgaaatattttgcattttctgGACTTGTTAAAAATGAATATACTTAAACAACTTCTATTATAGTACTAAATAGTGGTCAAATGGCATGTCCGTACTCACATTAATGGGAACCACACATCTTGACACTATTTTTTTCACTCTAAACCTGTCCTGGGGAAGAGGTAGGAATGTAGTCCTTTCTAGAATATTGTGAGAAGATATATGCAATAGTTTATGTCAAagtagggagaaagaaagagaggaacttTAGAAAGTTAAAAGCAAGAGTAGAATGTGGATGTTTCAACATCTTCTCAAGCACTACctggaagataattttttttcatcctgTTTACATATGAAGATTTTCACCAGCATATAAGCACATTCTAAGTTGAAGTCATGTCATCATCTTCAAACTCAGGGGAACCTGATC
Encoded here:
- the LOC125444113 gene encoding olfactory receptor 5V1-like: MSSNYKNQTTPMEFILLGFINIKQEKNFLFFLFLTMYVICFLGNAVIITVAVLSPSLHTPMYFFLTNLSFIDICYISVTVPKMLVDVWATPPSISFMECAVQMCCLLTLAGTEGFLLASMALDRYFAICRPLIYTRLMNTWLCIQLSAMSWMCGFLNASLHTVLTFHLSFCQSNQINHFFCDIPPLLSISCSDTSANEVALFTTGVFVGFSPFLFTLVSYIFILHVVLSSRQKGQRQKAISTCASHLTVVIMFFCTGIFTYARPTSSYSLEKDQLAGVLYNILTPTLNPLIYSLRNKEVKLAMKKLFLSKLYSLFHP
- the LOC125444114 gene encoding olfactory receptor 6N1-like: MDLSNHTRMNEFIIRGFPSLQNIRVIVFVLVFIMYTLSLIGNLVILFIIKYEPALHTPMYFFLGNFSFLEICFTSVTVPTMLMDLLKEKNTVSFNNCLAQIYFFHGLGGVECLLLAAMAFDRYVAIRSPLRYNTIMNSTVYIQLATWSWMIGLVLPLIPVILISQLNYCSSNVVDHFFCDILPLLRLVCNRTQLNEMLSFFICSFILVGSFTITTVSYVAIIITVLRIPSSVGRKKAFSTFTSHLTVVGIFYGTMMFIYVRPTRNLSFNMDQLVAVFYCLVTPVLNPIIYSLRNKEVRTALKKFLLTKMLNRTSMEG